In the Nocardia asteroides genome, TCGGCTCGGCGGCGGTCTTCCTGGCCGCGGCGGCGCAGCGCACGAAGCGGATCGAGCTGGGCTCGGCGGTGATCCCGATCGGCTACGAGAGCCCGTTCCGGCTGGCCGAGGATCTGGCGCTGGCCGACGTGCTCTCCCGCGGCCGGTTGCAGCCGGGGTTCAGCGCGGGCACCCCGCCGCACGCGGAGCTCATCGGCGACCTGGTCTTCGACGGCGACTGGCGCTCGTACGACCTCTCGCACACCCGGATCGAGCGGCTCGTCGAGAACCTGCGCGGCGGGTACCTGGGCGGGCCGGAGACCGTCATCCACTCCCCGGGCAACACCCAGCGGCCGCGGCTGCAACCGCACGATCCCGGGCTGATCGACCGGCTCTGGTACGGCGGCTCCAGCGGCCGCTCGGTGCGCTGGGCGGGCGAGCACGGGCTGAACCTGCTCACCGGCAATATCGTGCTCGGCGAGCGGAGCGACGACTTCGGCGCGAGCCAGCTCGCGCTCATCGCCGCCTACCGGGAGCGGATCGGCCCGGCGCGGCCGGGCCGGGTCGCGGTGGGCCGGGTGCTCGTGCCGACCGACGGTGCGGATCGCGCCACCCGCGAACGGTATCGGCGCTACGCCGAGTCCAGGCACGAGCGCACGCTCGGCCCGCAGGGCGAGCGCCGGGTGCTCTTCGCCCCCGACCTGGTCGGCCCGGCCGAGGAGATCGTGCAGCGGCTGGCGGCCGACCCGGTGCTCGCCGAGACCACCGAGCTGCGCTTGGAGCTGCCCTACGAGTTCCAGCGCGCCGAGTACGAGCAGATCCTGCACGACACGGTCGAGCTGGTCGCACCCGCGCTCGGCTGGAAACCGGCGATTCCGGCGTAGCGCCGCTGATCACAGCACCCGATCAGTTAATTTCCTGCGGATACGCAGGAATTGTATGCACTATTGTGCGAGATTGTGATCGGCATCACCCTTGGTGCTGGCATTCACCGTCTTCGCAAATATCGAAAACCGGTTGACCTGCGCCGATGAACCCCCAGGTAGGCGGGTTGGCACGGTTGCGGGGTAATCCCCGAATCGCGGGCTCCGAACTAATTAAAAGGACATATTTCAGACCGTAGGTCAAGTTTTTCGACTATCGACCAACCTGGTGGACGTTGCTAAGCTGTCGCTGCTCACGAGAACCGACCGGTTTTCCGAGTTTCTGCCACAAAACATGACGCCCACCTGGAGACGCGTTCATAGCCATGATCGATGACGAGCGCGCCTTCCGAGCGGTACCGAGAATGTCCCATCGACGGCCGGAGATGACGCGGGCGCAGGGATTCAGGAGTGCACCAGATATGAAGCTCGACGACGCCCTGCGGGACGGCATGAGCGTGGACGGCGCCATCGGCATCGCCCTCGTGGACATGCGCAGCGGGATGCTGCTGGGGAAGCAGGGCGGTAACCAACTGTTCGACCTGGAGATGGCGGGCGCGCTGAACACCGAGGTGCTGCGCGCCAAGCTGCGCGCGGTCGAGGCGCTGCAGCTCGGCGACAGCGTCCAGGACATCCTGGTCACCCTCGGGGCGCAGTACCACCTGATCATGCCGCTGATCCGGAACGACGGCGAGGAGCTCTTCCTCTACCTCGCGCTGGACAAGGCGCGCGGCAATCTGGCGCTGGCCCGCCACCAGCTGCGCCGGATCGAGCAGGCGATCCGGCTGTGAGCCGGGCGTTCGACCGGCACGCGATCGCCCTCGGCGACCCCCGTGCCGTCGGAGTGCTGCTGCAGCGCGCCTGCGAGGAGATCGCCGACGTCGAGCACGCCGTGATGACCAGCCGGGACGGGCTCGTCATCGCCGCCGACGACGTCTCGGGGACGATGGCGGACGGTGATTCGATCGCCATGCGCAGCTCGGCCATGGCAGCGGCGGCCATCGGCATCGGTGACCACTTCACCAACCTGGTGACCCAGGGCAGGCTGCAGTCCGCGGTCTTCGAGGCCGATCGCGGCTGCGTCGGGGTCTTCCCGCTCAGCTCGTCGCTGCTCCTGGTGGTCACCAGCGCGCCGACGGTCAACCTGGGCCGCTTCAACGCCGCCGCCAAGCGGGTGCTCGGCATCCTGCAGGCCCCCGCCGCCTGACGCGGGCAGGCCGCGTTCAGCCCCCTGCGGCCACGTTCTCCAGCCAGGCCGCCAGCGAGATCCCCGCCTCCAGCACGTGCCGCTCGGCGATCCGCCTGGCGGCGTCGGCGTCCCGCGCCTCGAGCGCGTCGAGCAGCTCGTCGTGCTCGTGCAGCGAGTGCTTCTCGTGATCGGGGAAGAGCCGCAGGAAGTTGGTCGGCACCACCCGGGACGCCTGCTTGATCTGGGTGAGCAGCCGGGGGGAGTGCGCGGCCCGGTGGATGGCCTGGTGGAACTTCCAGTTCGCCTCGCCGATGCCGTCGTCGCCGGAGCGCGCCGCTACCGCGGCGGCCAGCTCGCGCAGCCGGGCCAGCTCGGCGTCGGTGCTGCGCTCGGCGGCCCAGGCCGCCGCCTGGCCGGTGAGCACGCCGAGCAGGGTGAAGCTGTCCCGCACGTCGTCGGCGCCGATCCCGATCACGGTGATCCCGCTGCGCGGCGCCACCCGGACCAGCCCCTCGAAGGAGAGCTCGAGCAGCGCCTCCCGCACGGGCGTGCGCGAGGTGGCGAACTCCTCGGTGATGGCGTCCAGGTCGATGCGCGACCCCGGTGCCATGGCCCCGGTGAGGATGCGGTCACGCAGCTCCCGTGCCGCCCGTTCCCGCACGGTGCCCGCGATGTCGACGCTTCCTGCCATGTGCCGGAGTCTAGCAACGAAGGCATGTAAGGGTTGGCATCTGATATATCAGATGTTAAATTCCCTGCATGACGACACGACGAGACGACCGGATGACGCTGGTCGCATTCATGCAGGCGGGCAGTACCTCGGTCTACTCGGGGTCGTGGCGGCACCCGGCCACCGAGCACGGATACCTGGACGCGTCCTACTACGCCAAGGTCGGCAGGCAGCTCGAGGAAGGCTGCTTCGACCTCATGTTCTTCGACGACCGGCTGGCCATGCCCGGCATCTACGGCGGCTCGGTGGCCGAGGCGGTGCGCTACGGCGCCCGCCCGGTGAAGCTCGACCTGAGCGTCGTGCTCGGCGTGCTCGCCCAGGCCACCTCGAAGATCGGGCTCGGCGCCACCTACTCCACCACCTACTACCCGCCGTTCCACGTGGCCCGCACCTTCGCCACGCTGGACCACCTCTCCGGCGGCCGGGCCGCCTGGAACGTGGTGACCTCGGTGAACGACAGCGAGGCGCAGAACTTCGGCGTCGACGCGCACCTCGGCCACGACGAGCGCTACGACCGCGCCGACGAGTTCCTCGAGGTGGTCGCCGGGCTCTGGGACACCTGGGAGGAGGGCGCGCTGCTGCACGACCGCACCGGCGACTTCGCCGACCCCTCGAAGGTGCACGAGCTGAACCACAGCGGCCGCTTCTTCTCCTCGCGTGGCCCGCTCACCGTGCCGCGCACCCCGCAGGGGCGCCCGGTGGTGATCCAGGCCGGCTCGTCGGGGCGCGGCCGCGACTTCGCCTCGCGCTGGGCCGAGCTGATCTTCACCGGCGACCCCGGGCTGGAGGTCGCCAAGTCGCACTACGCCGACCAGAAGGCGCGGATCGACGCGGCCGGGCGGGACCCGCGCTCGGTGAAGATCTGTCCCATGGCCTACGCCGTCGTCGGCGAGACGGAGTCGCACGCCCGCGAGCGCGAGGAGATGCTGCTGCACGAGCTGGTGCACCCGATGGCCTCGCTGACGCTGCTCTCGGAGCTGATGAACTACGACTTCTCCAGGCACGGCATCGACGACCCGGTCACCGACGAGCTGATCGCCTCGGTCTCCGGCATCCGCGGCCTGGTGCAGAACCTGCGCGAGCACCTCGGCCGCACGGTCACCCTGCGCGACCTGGCCGGGCACCGGGCCACGCTGCTGCAGGGGCCGCGCTTCGTCGGCACCGGCGCGCAGGTGGCCGAGCAGATGGCGGAGTGGTTCCACGGCGACGCCTGCGACGGCTTCGTGCTCGCCGCCACGCACATGCCCGGCGCCTTCGAGGACGTCACCCGGATGGTGGTGCCGCACCTGCAGCGCGGCGGGCTCTTCCGGACGAAGTACGAGGGCAGCACGCTGCGTGAGCACCTCGGGCTGCCGGTGCCGAACTCGTCCCGCTCGGTCGCCGGAACGAGCGCGTAGATGACGGCGGCGGGCCGTCCCATGCTGGACGGCATCCGGGTGCTCGACATGGCCACGCTGGCCGCGGCGCCGCTGGCCGCCACCTACCTCGGCGAATTCGGCGCCGAGGTGATCAAGGTCGAGCAGCCGAAGGGCGGCGACCCGATCCGCTCGTGGGGGCACCAGCGCGACGGCGTCGGGCTGATGTGGAAGTCGGTGTCGCGGAACAAGAAGTCGGTCACCCTCGACCTGCGCGTGGCCGAGGGGCAGGCGCTGCTGCGGCAGCTCGCCAAACACGCCGACGTGGTGGTCGCGAACACCAGGGTGCGCACGCTGGAGCGCTGGGGGCTCGACTACGAGAGCCTGCGCGCGGAGAACCCGAAGATCATCATGCTGCACATCACCGGCTTCGGGCTCACCGGCCCGAAGAGCGAGCGCCCCGGCTTCGGCACGCTCGGCGAGGCGATGAGCGGGTTCGCGCACCTCACCGGCGAGGCGACCGGGCCGCCGACGCTGCCGCCGTTCATGCTGGCCGACGGCGTGGCCTCGCTGAACGCCGCCTACGCGGTGGCGATGGCGCTCTACCACCGGGACGTGCACGACGGGCCGGGGCAGCTCATCGACATCAACCTGATCGACCCGCTGGCCCGGCTGCTGGAGCAGACCCTGCTCTCCTACGACCAGCTCGGGCTGATCCCCGAGCGGGCCGGGAACCGCTGGGACATCTCGGCCCCGCGCAATACCTACCGCACCTCGGACGACCGCTGGCTCGCCATGTCCGGCAGCTCGCCCGCGCTGGCGCTGCGGGTGTTCCGCGCCATCGGCCGCGACGACCTGGTGGCCGACGCCGACTTCTCCGACCCGCAGCGCAGGCTCGCCAGGGCCGCCGAGGTGGACGAGGCGGTGGCGGCCTGGGTCTCGGCCCACACGCTCGCCGAGGCCATGTCGGTCTTCGACGAGTTCGAGGTGGCCGCCGCCCCGATCTACGACATCGCCGACCTGGTGACCGACGACCAGATGAAGCACCGCGAGGTCTTCGTCCCGGTCGAGGATCCCGAGCTGGGCACCGTGACGGTGCAGGCGCCGGTCGCGCGGTTCTCCGGAACCCGCGGCGAGGTCGCCCACCTCGGGCCCCGGCTCGGCGAGCACAATGCCGCCGTCTACGGCGAGCTGCTCGGGCTCGGCGACGCCGAGCTGGCCGAGCTGCGCGCCCGCGGCGTGCTCTGACTCTCCTACGAAGGGAACTCTTTCCGATGACGAAGCTGCTCCGCCGCTCGGAGCTGGCGCTGCCGGCCTGCAACGACCACATGTTCGCCAAGGCCGTCACGCTCGGCGCCGACCTGGTCTTCCTCGACCTGGAGGACGCCACCCCGGTGAGCCTCAAGGAGGGGTCGCGGGAGAAGGCGATCACCGCGCTCAACGAGCTGGACTGGGGACGCACCGCGCGCGCCATCCGGATCAACGGGCTGGACACGCAGTGGTGCCACGACGATGTCATCGAGGTCGTCACCAGGGCCGGGCGCAACCTGGACACCATCGTGGTGCCCAAGGCCAAGACCGCCGAGGATGTCCGGTGGGTTGATGTCCTGCTCACCCAGCTGGAGCTGAAACTCGGGCTGGAGCGGCAGATTCGGCTCGAGGTGCTGATCGAGGAGGTCGAGGGGCTGGCCAACGCGGAGGCGATCGCCACCGCGAGCCCGCGGGTGGACGCCATCATCTTCGGCGTCGGCGACTTCTCGCTCTCCCAGGGCGCCCGGGTGGACACCAACTTCGAGCCGCTCGGCGACTACCCCGGCGACTTCTGGCACTACGCGCGGGCCAAGGTCATCGTCGCGGCGCGGATCGCCGGCATCGACGCCATCGACGCCCCCTTCCCGGACTACGGCAACACCGAGGGGTACGAGCGCGACGCCAAGCGCGCCTCGCTGCTCGGCTACACCGGCAAGTGGGCAATCCACCCGGTGCAGGTGCCGATCGCCAACACCGTCTACTCGCCGACGCCGGAGGAGATCGCGCTCGCCGAGCGGAACATGAAGGCCTACCGGGAGGCCGAGGCGGCGGGCCGCGGCGCGGTCGGCGTCGGCGGCGTCCTGGTGGACGCGGCGCACGTCAAGATGGCCGAGCAGGTGCTGGCCCGGGTCGCGCTGATCGAGGGTGCGGAGCCGCAGCGGTGAAGTGACCGGTCGCGCGCTATTGTTCATGGACCGGTCGCCGGTTCGTGGCCGCGTGACACCCCGCCGGGCAGATCGCTGTCGTTCCCTGGCGCATGAACGGCCGAGGGACGACGGCGAGAGCGGGACGTGATGCGACCGGTGGTGGAGAAGCGGGCCGATGCGGCCCGCGGCAGTGAGTTCGCGGTGCTGCTGCGCCGGGTGCGCGATGCCGGGTTGCTGGAACCGGCGGTGCCGCAGTACATCACCTACACCGCGGTGACCGTCGGGTTGCTGCTGGGGTGCTACGCGCTGCTGATCGCGCTCGGCGACTCGTGGTGGACGCTCGGGATCGCCGTCGTGCTCGCGGCGCTCTTCGCGCAGTTCGCCTTCCTCGGCCACGACGCCGGGCACAAGCAGATCTTCGCGAGCCGCAAGGCCAACCATGTCTACGGCGCGCTCGTCGGCAACCTGCTGATCGGGGTGAGCATCGGCTGGTGGACCAGCAACCACAACAAGCACCACGCGCACCCGAACACCGAGGGCGCCGACCCGGACATCATGGGCATCCTGGCGCACTCCGGCGCCCGCGCCCGGATGGCGAGCGGGGTGAAGCGGCTCGTGGTGCGGCACCAGGGTGTGCTGTTCTTCCCGATGCTCACCCTCGAGGGGCTGAGCCTGCGGATCTCCAGCTGGCGCGGGGTGCTGCGCTGGCCGATCCCGAACCGCGGCTGGGAGGCGGCGCTGCTCGCGAGCCACGCGCTCGGCTACCTGCTGCTGGTGTTCCTGGTGCTCTCGCCGGTGAAGGCGCTGGTCTTCGTCGCGGTGCACCAGGCGCTCTTCGGGCTCTACATGGGCACCACCTTCGCGCCGAACCACAAGGGCATGGCGGTGCTCGCCGCCGACGACACCAGCGGCCACCTGCGCAAGCAGGTGCTCACCTCGCGCAATGTGCTCGGTTCGCGGCTGCTCGACACCGCCTTCGGCGGGCTGAACTACCAGGTCGAGCACCACCTCTTCCCGTCCATGCCGCGGCCGCACCTGCGCCGGGCGCAGCCCCTGGTCGCCGCGTACTGCGCCGAGATCGGGCTGCCCTACCGGGCCACCGGGTTCGTCGCCTCCTACCGCGAGTCGATCGGGCACCTGCACACCGTCGGCAAGGAGGCCGGGCGCGCCCCGAGCGCGTAGCCGGGGGCCGGGGCAGAATCACACCCCATGGTCCCGGTGCTGGTGGTCTTCACCGGCGTCGTCGTGCTGTGGTCGCTGAGCGCCACGCTGCTGCGGCGCGGGCTGATCCACGCCCCGCTCGCCATGGTCGCCGCGGGCGCGGTTTTCGGGGCGTTCTCCTCGACCGATGTCGCGCCCTTCCTGAACAGCGAGGTTGCGCTGCACGCCGCCGAGATCATCCTGGCGGTGCTGCTCTTCGTCGACGCCACCGAGGTGCGCGGCGGGATCTTCGGCGGTGAGCCGCGGGCGGCGGCGCGGCTGCTGTTCCTGGCGCTGCCGCTGAGCATCGGGGCGGCGGTGCTCGCCGGGTGGTTGCTGATCCCCGAGGTCCCGGCGGCGGTGCTGGTGCTGATCGCCTGCATCGTGGTGCCGATCGACTTCGCGCCCGCCGCCGAGATCGTGCGGGAGCGCGGGATCCCGGCCCGGGTGCGGCACCTGATCGCGGTGGAGAGCGGGTACAACGACGGCATCGTCGCCCCGGTCTTCGCCTTCGCGTTGACGCTGGCGACCGGGACCGGTGCGGAGGCGACCCCGCTGGCCGCGCTGCGCGACGCGATCCCGGCCTTCGGCACGGCGGTCGCCGTCGGGCTGGCGCTCGGCGGGGTCACCGCGTGGGCCGGGACGCGGGCGCACCTGCGCGGCCTCACCGACCCGCAGGCGTTCCGGATCGGGCTGGTCGCGCTTCCGCTGCTCGCCTACGGCGCCGCGGTGGCCTGGCACGCCAACGGCTTCGTCGCCGCCTTCGCCTGCGGCCTCGCCTTCAAGGCGGTGCGCTCCCGCGACGCGGTGCGCGTGCTGCGGCGGCGCCCCGCCGAGCGCGAGCTCGGGCTGATCGACGACGTGAGCCTGGTGGCCGGGCTGATCCTGTGGTTCGCCTTCGGCGCGAGCTTCGTCATCGTCTTCGGCGCCGCCCCGCTGCTGGACTGGGGACTGGTGCTCTTCGCCGTACTCGCGCTGACCGTGCTCCGGCTCGGCCCGGTGCTGCTCGCCCTGCTCGGCTCCCCGCTCCCGCACCGGGAGCGGGGACTCGTGGGCGCGCTCGGCCCGCGCGGCACCGCCACCATCGTCTTCGGGCTGCTCGCCTACAACGCGCTCGACGAAGACCTCGGAGAGTACGCACTCACCGTCACCGGCGTCACCGTCCTGATCAGCGTGGTGATACACGGAATCGGCGCCCCGCTACTCACCCGCGCACGGCGGAGTGACCCGCCCGGTTCGCGGCCCGGCTCGTGATTCCGCACCCGCAGCGCATGCGCCGCAGGCGCGAGTCGCGGGTGCGGAATCACGAGCCCCCGAAGGGCCGCGAACCCCGCCGCGCCGAAGGGCGCGGCCAACAACTCAAGCCGTGCCTTCGACGTCGGGTGCCGAGCGCAGCCGCGAGGTCAGGACCGGGACGGCGTTGTCGCCGTAGCGGTGCCTGGTCGAGGCATCGCCGCCCTGCGCGGCGGGGGCGAACTGGGTGACGGCCAGCTGCTCCAGCACGCAGATGAGCAGCAGATGCCTGGTCCGCTCGACGTGGTGGTACTCGGTGCCACCCTGCTCCCGGTTCTGCGGCAGCGCGGGCGGCACGAACTCGGTGAGGGTCCAGAAGAGCTCCGGGCCCATCATGGTCGAGTCGCCGCTGGAGCGGTCGAACCACCGGCTGGAGTACTCGATGAGCACCCGCGCCAATTGCCCGGCGTGCGGGAGCGCCTCGGTGAAGTCGGCCAGGGCCTGCCGGCTGTCGGTGCTGCCCTGGATCACGACGGCGATGCGGCCGGCGACCTCGCGCAGCAGGGGGAGGTCCTGATCGGGCCACGTGGAAAGAGTCATTCGATAACGTCCTAGCTTTGGAACACCGACCCCGACGGTAACGATTCGGTTGCGTGAGCACCAGTCGTGATGTGATCCCTTGGTGCATATCCGGGCGGTTTCCGGCCGGTCCTGTGACAGCCCACAACGGCTGCCCCCACTTGCCGGTGCTGGGCAAGCCCCCGCTGACGTGGCACGATGCACCCGTGGGTACCCGAGGCGAGGACCAGCGGCTGCGCGATCTCGCGCTGCTGCGCCGGGTGCGCGATCGGATCGATCGGGAGTACGAGCGGCCGCTCGACGTCGAGGCGCTCGCGCGCGGCGTGCACCTGTCGGCCGGGCACCTGAGCCGGGCGTTCCGGCAGGCGTACGGGGAGTCGCCCTACTCGTACCTGATGACCAGGCGGATCGAGCGCGCGATGGCGCTGCTGCGCCGCGGCGACCTGAGCGTCACCGAGGTCTGCTTCGCCGTCGGCTGCTCCTCGCTCGGCACCTTCAGTACCAGGTTCACCGAGCTGGTCGGGGTGCCGCCGAGCGTCTATCGCAGGGAGGCGGCGGACGCGACCGCCGGCATGCCGTCCTGCGTGGCCAAGCGGGTCACCCGACCGGTCAGGAATCGAGAAGCGCCGGTCCCCGCCGCCCCTCTAGCGTGAACCGCATGACCATCACCATCCACTCGAGCTTCCTGCCGCACACCGATCCGGAGGCCTCGCTCGCCTTCTACCGGGACACGCTCGGCTTCGAGGTGCGCAACGACGTCGGTTACAACGGGCTGCGCTGGATCACGGTCGGCCCGGCCGAGCACCCCGGCATCAATATCGTGCTCTACCCGCCGGGGGCCGACCCCGGCGTCACCGAGGACGAGAAGCGCACCATCGCCGAGATGATGGCGAAGGGCACCTACGCCAGCGTGCTGCTCGCCACCGAGGACCTGGACGGCGCCTTCGCGAAGGTGTCGGCGACGGACGAGATCGAGATCGTGCAGGAGCCGACCGAGCAGCCGTACGGGGTGCGCGACTGCGCCGTGCGCGACCCGGCGGGCAATATGGTCCGCATCCAGCAGCTGCGCTGACCCAGGGAGAAACGATGAGCACGGCCACCACCTCGGCCACGACCGCGCACGCCGCCGACACCCACGACCTGATCCGGGTCAGGGGGGCGCGGGTGAACAACCTGAAGGACGTCAGCGTCGAGATCCCGAAGCGCAGGCTGACGGTCTTCACCGGCGTCTCCGGCTCGGGCAAGAGCTCGCTGGTCTTCGGCACCATCGCCGCCGAGTCGCAGCGCATGATCAACGAGACCTACAGCGCCTTCGTGCAGGGCTTCATGCCGAACCTGGCGCGCCCGGACGTGGACGTGCTGGAGGGGCTGACCACCGCCATCATCGTCGACCAGGAGCGGATGGGCGCCAACGCGCGCTCCACCGTCGGCACCGCGACCGACGCCAACGCGATGCTGCGCATCCTGTTCAGCAGGCTCGGGCAGCCGCACATCGGCAGTTCGCAGGCGTTCTCCTTCAATGTCGCCTCGATCAGCGGCGCAGGCGCGGTGACGGTGACCAAGGCGGGCGGCCAGGAGGTGCGCGAGCGCCGCGAGTTCAGCGTCACCGGCGGCATGTGCCCGCGCTGCGAGGGCATGGGCAACGTCTCCGACTTCGACCTGACCCAGCTCTACGACGACAGCAAGTCGCTGGCCGAGGGCGCGCTCACCATCCCCGGCTACAGCATGGACGGCTGGTACGGCCGGATCTTCATGGGCTCGGGGTTCCTGGACGCGGACAAGCCGATCCGCAAGTACACCAAGCGCGAGCTGAACGACCTGCTCTACAGGGAGCCGGTGCGGATCAAGGTGGACGGCATCAACGTCACCTACGAGGGGCTGATCCCGAAGATCCAGAAGTCGTTCCTGGCCAAGGACCGCGAGGCCATGCAGCCGCACATCCGCGCCTTCGTGGACCGGGCGATCACCTTCAGCGCCTGTCCCGACTGCGGCGGCACCCGGCTGAGCGAGGCGGCGCGCTCGTCGAAGATCGGCGGCGTCAGCATCGCCGACGCCTGCGCCATGCAGATCAGCGACCTGGCCGCGTGGGTGGCCGGGCTGGACGACCGCTCGGTGGCCCCGCTGCTGGAGACGCTGCGGCAGACCCTGGACGGCTTCGTCGAGATCGGGCTCGGCTACCTCTCGCTGGACCGCTCCTCCGGCACGCTCTCCGGCGGCGAGGCCCAGCGCACCAAGATGATCCGGCACCTCGGCTCCGCGCTCACCGACGTCACCTACGTCTTCGACGAGCCGACCATCGGGCTGCACCCGCACGACATCCAGCGGATGAACGAGCTCCTGCTCCGGCTGCGGGACAAGGGCAACACCGTGCTCGTGGTCGAGCACAAACCGGAGACCATCGTGATCGCCGACCACGTGGTCGACCTCGGCCCCGGCGCGGGCACCGAGGGCGGCACCGTCTGCTTCGAGGGCGACATCGCCGGGCTGCGCGGGTCGGACACCCGCACCGGCAAGCACCTCGGCTACAAGGCCGAGCTCAAGGATTCGGTGCGGAGGTCGACCGGGGCGCTGGAGATCCGCGGCGCGAAGCAGAACAACCTGCGCGGCGTCGACGTCGACGTGCCGACCGGCGTGCTCACCGTGGTCACCGGCGTGGCCGGGTCCGGCAAGAGCTCGCTGATCCACGGCAACCTGGCCCGCCGCGATGGCGTCGTCGTGGTCGACCAGACCGCGATCAAGGGCTCCCGCCGCTCCAACCCCGCCACCTACACGGGGCTGCTCGACCCCATCCGCAAGGCGTTCTCC is a window encoding:
- a CDS encoding ATP-binding cassette domain-containing protein, with the protein product MSTATTSATTAHAADTHDLIRVRGARVNNLKDVSVEIPKRRLTVFTGVSGSGKSSLVFGTIAAESQRMINETYSAFVQGFMPNLARPDVDVLEGLTTAIIVDQERMGANARSTVGTATDANAMLRILFSRLGQPHIGSSQAFSFNVASISGAGAVTVTKAGGQEVRERREFSVTGGMCPRCEGMGNVSDFDLTQLYDDSKSLAEGALTIPGYSMDGWYGRIFMGSGFLDADKPIRKYTKRELNDLLYREPVRIKVDGINVTYEGLIPKIQKSFLAKDREAMQPHIRAFVDRAITFSACPDCGGTRLSEAARSSKIGGVSIADACAMQISDLAAWVAGLDDRSVAPLLETLRQTLDGFVEIGLGYLSLDRSSGTLSGGEAQRTKMIRHLGSALTDVTYVFDEPTIGLHPHDIQRMNELLLRLRDKGNTVLVVEHKPETIVIADHVVDLGPGAGTEGGTVCFEGDIAGLRGSDTRTGKHLGYKAELKDSVRRSTGALEIRGAKQNNLRGVDVDVPTGVLTVVTGVAGSGKSSLIHGNLARRDGVVVVDQTAIKGSRRSNPATYTGLLDPIRKAFSKANGVKPALFSANSEGACPTCNGAGVIYTDLAMMAGVATTCETCEGKRFMAEVLEYKLGGRDISEVLGMSVAEAERFFADGDARTPAAHKILDRLADVGLGYLKLGQPLTTLSGGERQRLKLATHMSEKGGVYVLDEPTTGLHLADVDQLLGLLDRLVDAGKTVIVIEHHQAVMAHADWIIDLGPGAGHDGGLVVFEGTPAELVADRKTLTGTHLAEYVGG